In a genomic window of Stakelama saccharophila:
- the fsa gene encoding fructose-6-phosphate aldolase, translated as MKFFVDTADTAEIRELAESGLVDGVTTNPSLIHKSGRKFLEVVEEICGITPGPVSAEVVALDHETMMKEAEVLRKIADNVAIKVPLTIDGLKTCKALTDDGTMVNVTLCFSANQALLAAKAGASFISPFVGRHDDIGFDGMQLISDIRLIYDNYDFQTEILVASVRHPVHVLESARIGADVMTAPPKVIRQLVNHPLTDKGIEGFLADWQKTGQTIG; from the coding sequence ATGAAATTCTTCGTAGATACCGCCGACACCGCCGAAATCCGCGAGCTGGCGGAATCCGGGCTGGTCGACGGCGTCACCACCAATCCTTCCCTGATCCACAAGTCGGGCCGCAAATTCCTCGAGGTCGTCGAGGAGATTTGCGGGATTACGCCGGGGCCGGTTTCGGCCGAGGTCGTCGCGCTCGATCACGAAACGATGATGAAGGAAGCCGAGGTGCTGCGGAAGATCGCCGACAATGTCGCGATCAAGGTGCCGCTGACGATCGACGGGCTGAAGACGTGCAAGGCGCTGACCGATGACGGCACGATGGTGAACGTCACCCTGTGCTTTTCGGCGAACCAGGCGCTGCTCGCGGCGAAGGCGGGGGCCAGCTTCATCTCGCCTTTCGTCGGCCGGCACGACGATATCGGCTTCGACGGGATGCAGCTTATATCCGACATCCGGCTGATCTATGACAATTACGACTTTCAGACCGAAATCCTGGTCGCGAGCGTCCGCCACCCCGTCCATGTGCTGGAAAGCGCGCGGATCGGCGCCGACGTGATGACCGCCCCGCCCAAGGTGATCCGCCAGCTCGTCAACCACCCGCTGACCGACAAGGGGATCGAAGGCTTTCTCGCCGACTGGCAGAAGACCGGCCAGACCATCGGTTGA